GGAATTAgtctattttctcatttttagtgtgtgttagcctatgaatattttggtgaactagcttCCGGTTAATTTTTTCTCGAAACCCTGATAGGAACCTCCATAAATACTCAGAGTATCAGTACGTGTATCCTCAATACGATACACGACGCATTCATAGCATTAGTCGCCGCACAAGTGGAATTAGATCATTTTCTCATTTCTATTGTGTGTTAGCTCatcaatattttggtgaactgactttcggTCAACCTTTTATCGAAACACTTATAGAACCCTCCATAAGTACCCGTGAGATTACTATGTGAAGCCTCAACACGATCTATggcacattcatagcatttagggaccGCACAAGTGTAATTAGacgatttttctcatttttcgtgtgtcttagccatgaatattttggtgaattgattttaagtcaatttttttctaaaatatttatggtaCCCTCCATAACTACCTGGGGGATCAATATGTGTAGACTCGGCATGATTCACGATGCATTAATAACATTTAGGAGCCGCACAAGCGGATTTAGGTgattttccatttttggtttGTGTTagtatattaatattttggtaaactagcttccggtcaatttttttttaaacccTTATGGGACCCAACGTAAGTATCTTGAAGAATAGTACGTGTAGCCTTGACACGATCCATGGTTCATTCATAGCATTAAGGGTCGCACAAatgaaattaagcgattttctcattttttttgtgtattagcccatgaatattttagtgaattgacttatattcaaaaaattattgCATACCTTTTGGGACCCTCCATAAGTAACCGAGGGATCAATACATGTTTCCTCAACGCTATTTACGGCGCAgtcatagcatttagggtcgcacaagcggaattaggcaatttttctattttttcgtgtcttagcccattaatattttggtaaacAGACTTTCAGATAAAAAAAATTCGAAACCTAATGGAATCATCCGTAAGTACCTAGAGGATCAGCACATGTAGCCTCGGTATGATCCACGATGCATTCATAGCCCTTAGGGGTCACACAAGCAGAATTAAGGgaatttctcattttttttgtatgttaacccatgaatattttggtgaattggtATTcggttaaattttttttaaatccttATGGAACCCTCCTCAAGTACATGAGATAAGTACATGTAGCCTCGGAATCATCCATGGCATATTCATGGCATTTAGGGGTTGTACAAGCAGAATTAGtttattttcttacttttagtatgtgttagcctatgaatattgtGATGAACTGGCTTTCGATTAATTTTTTCTCGAAACCCTTATAGGACCCTCCATAAATACTCGGGGTATCAGCACGTGTAGCCTCAATACGATACacgatgcattcatagcattagGGGCTGCATAAGCGGAATTAGATGATtctttttttatgtgtgttaacccataaatattttggtgaactaacttttagtcaatttttttaaaacccttaTACGACCCACCGTAAGTACCGGGGGATCAAAACTTGTAGCCCCAGCACAATCCACaccgcattcatagcatttaggagccGCACAAgttgaattaggcgattttctcatttttcgtgtgtattaacccattaatattttggtgaactgactttcagttaattattttccaaaacccTATGGGATCCCCCCATAAGTAACCGGGGGATCAACACATGTAGCCGCGACATGATTCACGGCGCATtgatagcatttaggggccgcacaaacgaaattaggtgattttctcatttttcatttgtgttagtccattaatattttggtgaactgacttcctatcaatttttttctgaaactaTTATCGGACCCACCTTAAGTACCTTGGAGAACATTACGTGTAGCCTCGGCATAATTCATGGTGcatttatatcattttatgatCGTACCagcggaattaggtgattttctcaattttgggGGGGTGTATTAGTCCATTAATATTCTAGTGAACTAACTTCCggtaaatatttttccaaaacccTTATGCTACACTCTGTAAGTACCTGGAAAATCAGTACATGTAGCCTCGCAATGATCCACGATGCATTCGTAGCATTTAGGCACCACATAAGCAGAATTAAGCGAtttatcatttttcatgtgtgttagcccatgaatatttttgtgaactGGTTTTTGGTCGATTTTTTTTCGAAACTCTTAAAATACCTTCCGTATATACCTGAGGGATCAGTACGTGTTGCCTTGACACGATCCATGGCGCATTCTTACtattaggggccgcacaagcgaaattagataattttctcatttttcgtgtgtgttagccaatgaataaTTAAATGAACTGGCTTACAGTTAATTTTTTCATGAAACCCTTATGGGACCCCGTAAGTTGGGCTGGGCATATTCCGATTCAAACTAAAAAATCGACCgaaccaattttttttattttggtttcggtttttcaattaaatcaatcgattttgattttaaattttctcatttttcgtgtgtgctaaccatgaatattttggtgagctAATTTTCAgtcaatatttatttgaaaCTCTTATGAGACCCTTCGTAAGTATCCGGGATATCAGTATGTATAGGCTCGGCACGATCCATggcatattcatagcatttaggggctgcATAAGTGGAATTATGTGAATCtctattttttcatgtgtgttagcccattaatattttggttaaCTGGCTTTcagttattttttttcatattcctTATATGACCCTCCATAAGTATCTGGGGGATCAGTATGTATAGCCTCAGCGCGATCCACGgggcattcatagcatttaggggtcgcaAAAGCGGAAGTAGgcgattttattattttttgtgtatgttagcctatgaatattttgatgaactgCTTCTAGTTAAATTATTTTCGAAACTCTATAAGTACCTGGGGGATTAATACGTGTAGCCTCGGCACGATTCATggcatattcatagcatttaagaGCCGCACAAtcggaattaggctattttctcatttttcgtgtatgttagctcaTTAAAATTTTGGTGAACCGACTCCcggataatttttttcaaagtcCTAATGGGACCCTCCGCAAGTACCCGGAGATTAATATGTGTAGCCTTGGCACAATTCACGATGaattcatagtatttaggggttgcacaagcgaaattagacgatttttctcatttttcgtatgttttagctatgaatattttggtgaattggtttcggtcaatttttttcagAAATCCTTATGGGAACCTTCGTAAGTACCTAGGGAGATCAATATGTGTAGCCTCGACATGATCTATAGtccattcataacatttagcagccacacaaaaaaattaggcaattttcttatTCTTCGTGTGTATTAGCTTATGAATATTTAGGTAAAGTCGCTTCCGGTCAACAAAAATTTGAAACCCTTATGGAGCCCTCCGTAAATGCCAAAGGGATCATTAAGTGTAGCATCAGCACGATCACgcacattcatagcatttaaggaccgcacaagcagaattaggcgattttttcttcttttttttcgtgtgtgttagcccattaatattttggtgaactggcttccgatcaatttttttccaaaacacTGATGGGACCATCCGTAAGTACCTGcgggatcagtacgtgtagaCTTGGCACGATCCACAATGCAATTATAACATTTAGAGGCCGCACAAacaaaattaggtgattttttcgcatttttcatgtgttaacctataaatattttggtgaagtagctttcagtcaatttttttttgaaaccctTATGGAACTCTCCGTAAGTACCCGATGGATCAGTACGGGTAGCTTCGGCATGATCCacgatgcattcatagcatttaggggccgcacaagcggaattatgtgatttttctcatttttcgtgtgtgttagtccattaatattttgatgaactgaCTTCTAGTCAATTTTTTCTTGGAAGCActtatgggaccctccataaGTATCAGGGGATCAATACGTATAGAATCAGCACAATCCATAGTGCAttaatagcatttaggggccgcacaaacgaaattaggcgattttctcttctttttttgtgttagccatgaatattttggtgaactggttTCTGGTCAATATTTTTCTGAAACTCTTATGAGACCCTTCATATGTACTCAGGagatcagtacgtgtagcctcaatACGATCTATGACGCATTCATATTATTTAGGGGTCGCATAAGTGGAATTatggatttttttatttttttgtgtgttaacccattaatattttggtgaactagctttcgattaatttttttcGGTAATCCTTATatgaccctccgtaagtactcGAGGGATCAATACATATAGACTCGGCACGATCCACAGagctttcatagcatttaggggccgcacaagcgaAAGTaggcgattttcttatttttcatgtatattagcctattaatattttggtgaactgatttctagttaatttttttcaaaaccctTATTGAACTCTCTGTAAGTACCTTGGGGATCAGTATATGTAGCCTCAGCATGATTCATagcgcattcatagcatttagaagtCGCACAATCAGAATTAgctaattttctcatttttcatgtgttagcccattaatattttggtgaactgactccCGAATAATTTTTTCCTGAAACCCTTATGGGACCCTCTATAAGTATCCAGAGAATTAATATGTGTAGCATCGGCACAATCCACGACGCATTCAAAGTATATAGGGGCCGCACAAACGAAAtcaggcgattttctcatttttttgcattttagcccattaatattttggtggaTTGGCTtcaggtcaatttttttttaaatctttatgggaccctccgtatgTACACGGGGAATTAGTACGTGATAGACTGATATACACGAACAACTGAGAAAATTCTAAATTTCTATTTCGTGACCTCtaaacaccaaaaaaaaaatcggTATGATTTCTCTAGAGGTTGTCCGTATGGTTCATTAGGTCATTAAAGATGGTCCTAAAAATATTGGGCTAAACAAAGTTGATTagtcatatttttaaaaattcatgaattaacacacgaaaaaatgaagaatatcTTGAATTTCTAGTTTATTACACCTAAATGCTAAAGAAAAAAGTGTGGATCAAGTAGAGGCTATGGAAATGATTCACTAGGTAACTATTGATGGTCCTACGAAATATTAGGCCAAATGAGCCGATCaatgatattttcaaaattttatgaacTAATACACACGTAAAATTAAAAAGACATGAATTCATGTTTCATGagccctaaatgctataaaaaaaaaaaaagaagttatgtGGATCATGTGGAGGCTCTGGATATGATTCACTAGGTCGTGAAAgattttcctttaaaatattgGGTCAAATTGAGTCAAACAAAGCCGATCAATCACATTTCCAAAATTTATTGACTACTATACAtgaaaaaaaactgaaaaaatattgaattcctATTTCGTGACccctaaatattaaaaaatgacaTGGATCATATGGAGGTTATGGGCATTGTTCACTAGATCCTTGCGTATGGTCTTAAAACAATTTAGGCAAACAGAGTCAGTTAGTCATATTCCTAAAAAACATGGATTAATACAcaccaaaaactaaaaaaaaatcttgaattcaTAGTTTGTGattcctaaatgctaaaaaaaaggTGACACGGATCCCATAGAGGCTATGGGTATTGTTTACTAGGTCGTGACAGACGGTCTTAAAAAAATGTAGACCAAATAGAGTTGGTCAATCAtattccaaaaatatatttgactaacatacaaaaaattgaacaaatcCTAAACTCTTGTTTCGTGATCCCTAAATACTAAAAAAGATAACTTAAATCATGTAGATGCTCCGGGTATGATTAACTAGCTCATGATAAATGGTGCTAAAAAAACTTGGGTCAAATAGAGTCAGTCAGACATATTTCCAAAAATTCATAGAATAACACGTATGAAAAATTGATATAATCTTGAATTCATGTTTTGAGATGTCTAAATGCTAGAAACTGTGATGTAAATCATGTAGAGGTTATGAGTATGGTTTACTATGTCAGTATGGATGAACCTacaaaaaattgggtcaaacaAAATTGGTTAGTCATATTTCCAAGAAtttatggactaacacacaaaaaTTGAGAGAATTCTGAATTCTTTTTTTGTGAACCCTAAACGCTTAAAAAGTGACATGAATCATATAGAGACTATGGGTATGGTTTACTAAGTCATTATGGATGGTCCTAAAAAAATTGAGTCAAACAAAGTCGTTCACTCATATTCCCAAAAATTTATGGACTAAccacatgaaaaattgaaaaaaattactaTATCCTATCCCGTGACCCTTAAACTCTAATAAAAAGTGGCATTCATCTTATATATGCTATGATTATCGTTCACTAGGTCATTATGAAAAGACCTACAAAATTTGGGTCAAACAAAGCTAGTCAGTCATATTCCCAAAAATCATTgactaatacacatgaaaaaaaatgaatttttatttatggAAGCCTAAATTCTAGAAAAAGGACATTCATCTTGTAGATGCTATGGATATCGTTCACTAGGTTATTACGAATGAACACAAAATTTGAGGTCAAACAAAGTCAGTCGgtcatttttccaaaaaaaactaACAGACTAAACACACAAAAAGCTTTAAAAAATATCCTGAATTCATGTGTACACCTAAACTCTAAAAATATGATGTGAATCATGTAGAGACTATGGGTATGTACTCCACGAAGTCATAGATGGAGTCACAaaattcatcttcaaactgAGTCGATCAGTCATATTCCCAAAAAATTATAgactaatacacacgaaaaatcaaaaaaaatcatgaattcCTGTTCTCTAAACCCTAAACTTCGAAAAAGTGTCATCAATCTTGTAGAGGTTATGAAAGTATCATTCACTAGGTCCTTAGGATGATCCCACAAAATTTGAAGTCAAACAAAGtcaatcaatcatatttcaaaaattcatgAATATCACAAACAAAAAGTTGTGATAATTTGAATTTCTAATTCGTGAAATCAAAATTCGAAATGTTGTGACATTAGCTCTGGAGAAACGGTGAGTACCATTCAATTTGTCGTTTTGAATGGCACCACAAAATTTAGTTTCTAACATCGATCAATCGTATTCTAAAAAATTCACAAACTGATACACACGAAAATCTAAGATTTTTCTTTGGATCCACAAAATCGATCAACCGTATTCCataaataattactaatttttTCTTTCCTATGGAGAAGAGGAAAAAACAGAAGGCAATGGAGCAAAAAGCatttcaatcaaaataaagtataaaatattttcaatccatacaacccatatacacaaaccttcaaatgtattataaaataaacatgATTTTTACTTAAATCACtcatttaatctttctttcctATTCCTTCAAACCAATCAACCCAGCTTGTCACAAACAATACATTGTAATTACACAATAAAATAAGGATTTAACTTATTTACACTGACATCACGTATAAACACACAAACTTGATACCCCAATCCATTATATTTTCACTTTCAATCCTTCACAAAAATAAGTGTCCATAATTCCATACATAAATAGACTTGGTCCAACGTGTGAACGATGAAGTCTGCAGTGTCGACATGCATGGAAGTCTCGACACCATAACTCTCCATAGAGTTTGATTCTTGATTATGAGCAATAAACCCAAGTTTCTCCTTTTGGCAACGGCGAGGAAAATCTGAACCATTGCCATGGATGTTAGAGGGTGGATGGTAATACATTCGAGCAGTCTGAGGGCAATGAGAATGAAACCTAGCTACTATTCTCACCCCTACATCCACCATCTCCATGTATTTACCCATGAATTATGTCTTTCTTCACAATGCTTTGATGTATaagaaaacttgaagaaaattAATATAAGTGAAGATGGTTGAAAAAAGGAGGAAGAGGAATATACCTAGTATATAGATTTGTAGAGGGGACTTTGAAACTTTTGCTTCTTCAAGATGGCTTTGACAATAGTATAGTTTCTTGTCCTTTCCATGTAGTTTTGAGTCTTTTTGACTTGTTAATTGTGTCTGTTCCAAATATGGTGGGTCAGAATATCATAGATTTAGTTAAAAAAATTGGTCAATAATatctaatttataaaaataatattgtaagcTGCAATTTTGATGGAAGTCAATACAGTAAGATGCAATTTTGACAACTGAAAACACACAAATTCTCTAGTACAATAAGCTTTGCATACTTTTGGTCTCAATTATATGATATTCCATGGGTTTTTTTATCAAGTAAAAGATTTCAGCAATAATAACAAGGCCAACTTGGTTGTATACAAATATTGTGttattatatgttattataCATACATACAGCCTCTCCTAGGCCAAAATTTAACTTCATGAGGAACTTACCAACTTGATCTACCTCTGTTTTAGAGCTGTCTACCTTGCCAACTTATCTGCAGTAAAAGAAGAGATATAAGGTTGGGAAATATTAGATGAAATGAAGCTGaaagaaatagagaaaaatatgtgctgaattttcaaatataatgCAATAGCTTTGACAAGGTCCAAAATACAGCATCAGCTATATGAACTCTAATAGAGTCTCTGTCTCGTTAGCATATTTCAATTTACACCAAGAATGAAACAACAAAAGACAATACAACTTGATCGTCTGTAATGATTTGTGCTTCTCTTCAAAACACATGGAGTTCCTTTCTATCCAAACCACACACCAGAAACAAGGAACAGTATTCCACCAgctatttcttattttgtcttGTCTATACTTGCATCAACATCGGAAAAGATCATGTGTACTCCCAGGCATGGACCATTTGATACCCACAAAATTCAGGAGGTGTGATGTAATCTATAAAAAAAACAAGGAAAACATAACATTCAAAATTAATCTCCCTTTTGGACTACAATAACATAGTGACAAATCCATAAACGTTATGATTTGAGGAATTTCCAGATTAATATCCAGGGGTAGCTAATCTGCACAACAAAACtcccataacaacaacaacaaaaactcCCATAACACCTTCACAGATATCTATTTCCTTCTTGAACTTGTTCTTTTAACTTGTTTTTTAGCTCTGCTTCTTGTCAATGGACCATTACTCGAGCTAGTGGTGTTAACTATCCCAAAATCTCCTTGTTCAGATACTTTGTTCacatctctcttttcttcttgcTTCTGGTGAACTTCGGTTTTCTTATATAAGCTAGCTTTACCTCTTGTTAAAGGGCTGCTACTTAAGCTATTCTTATCAATATCTGTTCCACTCTCATCATTACATTTCTGAAGCACTTCTTTTCTACATTGTGCATCGGACACATGGTTATCATCTTCGTTCCTCAAATTAGGTGCAGTTTTcttcttttgagaaggagtttcaTCCAGTGAAGGACCTCTGCTTATCACTTGATTAGCAATTTTTTGGTTCAAACAAGAATTTTCACCAACGATACGAACATCGTCACCACGTCTATGCAGTAGCCTATCCAAAACTCTCTTTCCTGGCATATCCTTTGGAGTAGATTCCTGCAAGTCTTCTTTACCAGATTTTGCATCTGGTATACGTTTATCCTCTTGCTTACGGTTTGTTTTAGCTTTCTTCTTTTGACTAGGACTTTCATTCAGTGAACGACTTTGGGTTGTGACCTGATTACCACTTTTTTGGTTCAAAGAAGAAGCTTCGTCAACGGTAAAAGCATTGTTACCATATTTCTGCACTatttcattaaaaatactcTTTCTTAGCATGCCGCCTTCTGGATCACCAGCACTCGATATTAAGAGATCTCGTAGAACATTGGCAGGAAGATGATCAACAGACATGGAAAAGGAGCTGCTTGCGCGATCAGCTGATGCGTTTGCTGACTCTGAGAAATCAGAAATTCCAGAGGCTGCACTTTCATTGGTTGATTCTCCAAATGATACAGCAGCAGACTCTTCCCAGTTGTATGGAAATCCAAGAAGGAACTGCTTGCAAACCTGTTGGTTTGAAAGTTCTGTTTATTAtcttcaacaacaacatacccagtgtaattccACAAAGTGGGGtcggggagggtagagtgtaccagaccttacccctaccttggagGTAGAAAGGTTGTTTATTATTTCATCTTCACAAAACATGATTTTATTCTAATTTGTAACTAACATGTGTATGCTCATTTTGGAGAGTCATTGCTTTAGCAGTCGTTCCTTCCTGTTTTAGGTTCCTCAATGAGTTAGTTAAAACCGCAAAAGCAGAAAAAGACTGAATTTTATCTGTAAAATGAGTGATAGCTGAAGAAAGACTTCAGAAGTAATTATGGAGCGGAGATTACTCGAAAGAGgtaagcaaaaataaataaacaagaaaggACCCAGCAGATAGTAGTATGAATTTTTCAAGTCAAAAAGTTTCATTGATAAACACCAAATAATGTGAAAAAATGTGTACAAGACGTGTGCGAGACTCTGCTGAGTCATACATTGTCTTCCACCAAGATTGACAAACTATAGATAGTGCTATGATTTCAACAGTTAATGCTACAGTTGGGACCAAATAGAACCTCTAAAACTTCATAGCTAACGTAAACCTCAACCATATGTTCCATCAAAACAGCTGCAAATAAAGCAGTAATATGAGTTGAGAACTAAAATAACTTCAATACCTCTGATGAGAAGCCATTTTGAAGAGTTCGACACCTATTAATGAAACCGCTAAAAAGAATGGTGATGCCATCCACTGTCACTAAAGTGACAGAATCATGCCTCTTCGCAATTTTTGTGGAGTGGAAAACTCTTCCATCTGGTCTCCTATTTCACGAAGTGCAACAAAATATCACATTATTGGATTCTAAGAAATGCCACTTGTCACacgaaataaaataatacagtaTGTTAGTTCCATTAAAGCACTTTTAAATTAAGACAAAGTTATGAATTAATATGATTGCATATGAGCGGTTCAATAGGGGAATCCAGAAGCAAAGAAAATAAATCTATTTACCTGACATCTAATGGAAAAGAACCCAAAAGAAGGCCTTTAAACTGCCCTATGCTAATTATGTTCTGGAAAATGGGATCATTGACAAAATTCCCCACCTTGCAAATGACACTTTTGTAAGCAACTTGGTAAACAatccaacaaaaataatattactaGAACCGTGTTTCTTACTTGATCAATGCAATAAAACATGGGAAAAATTAGAACAATTTGTTTGGCTACTTGAGAGACAATCAGAGCAAAATTCTAAAATCCACATATCATCTGCATCTTGATTAAATTTtaactaaaataaaagaatgttTTAACCTCTTGTGAGATTAACAGTGTTATATTAAAAAGAATAATGTGCTTCTAAAATCCAACATATCCACAAAAGGAGTGTTGTAGAAATTGGAAGGATGGCAGGTTTAAAGTAAAGACATGCTATAACAATCTTTTGTGGAGAATGGGAGGAAAATGTGGCAGTTGGCCGTGGAGAACAATCTGGAAGACCATCACACACCCTAGAGCTGATAGCTTCACTTGGATTGGAACTCATGAGGCTTGTTTAACACATGACAATCTGCAAAAAGAGGTCTCACTATATGCAGCAGATGCGTTCTATGTGAAAAAGCTAATGAACAAGTAAATCACTTATTGCTCCACTGTACTGTCACCAGGCAACTCTGTAACGTGTTTCTAGCGATTTTTTGAGTCAAATGGGTTATGCCAGGTTGATAAACTTGCTCTAAGTAGCTGGGATGACCAGTATTCTTCTGAGAACAGATTATATCAGAAGGCAGACCCTACTTGCATTTCCTGGAATGTTTGGCAGGAGAGGAATAACAGATGTTTTAACGATATGAGGAAAAACATACTTCATGTTAAATCTGGATGTTTGAAAAGTCTATACTTATGGAGTAGGAAAAACTTAGTATTGGAAATGAACTCCATGTTAGATCTTTCACATtccttcaacatatagaaggaaAATTTTTAGTTTGACTCTTTCTTGTATTGCTATTTACTGTCTTATTTTATTACAGTCCCACGTCGAGTACTCTTATTTTGAGCCAAAGGTCTATCGGAAACCACCTCGCTACCCCCataaaggtaggggtaaggtttgggtacatcctaccctccccagaccccatttgtgggattacactgggtatggtGTTGTTGTTGACTTGTTGTTGTACTCTTTTGTGTACCTTCTTTGGTACTCTTTAATGAAATCTATTacctttttcataaaattaaaaaaaaa
This sequence is a window from Solanum dulcamara chromosome 10, daSolDulc1.2, whole genome shotgun sequence. Protein-coding genes within it:
- the LOC129871407 gene encoding uncharacterized protein LOC129871407, whose translation is MAEPNSFALSSSFLKQVYLYDWWLIKVEIGDGIKRLGVGGFTAKERPDGRVFHSTKIAKRHDSVTLVTVDGITILFSGFINRCRTLQNGFSSEVCKQFLLGFPYNWEESAAVSFGESTNESAASGISDFSESANASADRASSSFSMSVDHLPANVLRDLLISSAGDPEGGMLRKSIFNEIVQKYGNNAFTVDEASSLNQKSGNQVTTQSRSLNESPSQKKKAKTNRKQEDKRIPDAKSGKEDLQESTPKDMPGKRVLDRLLHRRGDDVRIVGENSCLNQKIANQVISRGPSLDETPSQKKKTAPNLRNEDDNHVSDAQCRKEVLQKCNDESGTDIDKNSLSSSPLTRGKASLYKKTEVHQKQEEKRDVNKVSEQGDFGIVNTTSSSNGPLTRSRAKKQVKRTSSRRK